One Polaribacter sp. SA4-12 genomic window carries:
- the proC gene encoding pyrroline-5-carboxylate reductase encodes MKILVIGAGNMGLTYAQGMSKSRLLKKKNIMVLDKSAEKLEELNEISHFDAFKELEDCVPKADIIFIAVKPYHAENLFKALKSFTKPGQVIVSIMAGVNIENIKKYSGLKKIVRAMPNLPAQIGKGLTSYVTSEEVSRIEKLTVESLLDTTGKSMEVSSEKLIDASTGISGSGPAYVFYFMQSMMEAALKMGFSKNDSSVLVSQTFTGAIELFNQSNLSPNSWMEKVASKGGTTRAALDSMEDNNVNELIKDAAFAAFNRAIEMGKEH; translated from the coding sequence ATGAAAATATTAGTAATTGGCGCAGGAAACATGGGACTAACATATGCCCAAGGAATGTCAAAATCTAGATTATTAAAGAAAAAAAACATCATGGTTTTAGACAAATCTGCAGAAAAGCTAGAAGAATTAAACGAAATATCTCACTTTGACGCCTTTAAGGAATTAGAAGACTGCGTACCAAAAGCAGACATTATCTTTATTGCAGTAAAACCATATCATGCAGAAAACCTATTTAAAGCATTAAAATCCTTCACAAAACCAGGTCAAGTTATCGTATCAATTATGGCTGGTGTTAATATCGAAAATATCAAAAAATATTCTGGATTAAAAAAAATAGTAAGAGCAATGCCAAACCTACCAGCACAAATTGGTAAAGGTTTAACTTCTTATGTAACTTCAGAAGAAGTATCTAGAATAGAAAAATTAACTGTAGAAAGTTTATTAGATACAACTGGTAAATCCATGGAAGTAAGCAGTGAAAAACTTATTGATGCATCCACAGGAATTTCAGGAAGTGGACCAGCATATGTATTTTACTTTATGCAAAGTATGATGGAAGCAGCCTTAAAAATGGGCTTTTCAAAAAACGATTCTTCTGTTTTAGTGAGTCAAACATTTACAGGTGCCATAGAGTTATTTAATCAATCTAACTTATCTCCAAATTCTTGGATGGAAAAGGTAGCTTCTAAAGGTGGTACTACACGTGCTGCGTTAGATTCTATGGAAGATAACAATGTAAACGAATTAATTAAGGACGCCGCTTTTGCTGCTTTTAATAGAGCTATAGAAATGGGGAAAGAACATTAG